Proteins encoded together in one Entelurus aequoreus isolate RoL-2023_Sb linkage group LG20, RoL_Eaeq_v1.1, whole genome shotgun sequence window:
- the lsm10 gene encoding U7 snRNA-associated Sm-like protein LSm10, with protein sequence MESEGTEGSLSAQADAFNSIRERTIAENSMVVLLQGLRGQVTTVDLRNESTARGRVVNVDAFMNVRLEEVLYRDRKGTPTRLQDLFITGRNIRYVHIPDHVDIMKTIQGQLAKIHRVRNFGKEGGGRKEFAKKRN encoded by the coding sequence ATGGAGTCGGAGGGGACCGAGGGCTCGCTGTCCGCCCAAGCGGACGCCTTCAACTCCATCCGGGAGCGCACCATCGCAGAGAACAGCATGGTGGTGCTGCTGCAGGGCCTGCGGGGGCAGGTGACCACGGTGGACCTGAGGAATGAGAGCACAGCGCGGGGCCGGGTGGTTAACGTGGACGCCTTCATGAACGTACGCCTGGAGGAGGTGCTTTACCGTGACCGGAAGGGCACCCCCACTCGGCTGCAGGACCTCTTCATCACCGGGAGAAATATCCGCTACGTTCACATCCCAGACCACGTGGACATAATGAAGACGATACAGGGTCAACTGGCAAAGATCCACCGTGTGCGCAACTTTGGAAAAGAGGGTGGAGGAAGGAAGGAGTTTGCCAAGAAGAGAAATTAA